A stretch of Synechococcus sp. MIT S9220 DNA encodes these proteins:
- the aroC gene encoding chorismate synthase gives MGSSFGTLFRISTFGESHGGGVGVILEGCPPRLELDVPAIQAELDRRKPGQSKITTPRKEADQVEILSGVMDGMTLGTPIAMVVRNKDQRPQDYQEMEVAFRPSHADATYQAKYGIQARSGGGRASARETIGRVAAGAIARQLLSKVHGTEVVAWVRRIHDLEATVDINAVNREAVEANIVRCPDAAMADRMIERIEAIGREGDSCGGLIECVVRRPPVGLGMPVFDKLEADLAKAVMSLPATKGFEIGSGFAGTRLKGSEHNDAFLPSDEGRLRTATNNSGGIQGGISNGEPIVIRVAFKPTATIRKEQQTINDRGQATTLAAKGRHDPCVLPRAVPMVEAMVNLVLADHLLRQQGQCSLW, from the coding sequence TTGGGCAGCAGTTTCGGCACCCTGTTCCGCATCAGCACCTTCGGCGAGTCCCATGGCGGCGGGGTCGGCGTGATCCTGGAGGGTTGCCCGCCACGACTGGAACTCGACGTGCCAGCGATTCAGGCCGAACTAGACCGGCGCAAACCAGGCCAGAGCAAAATCACCACACCGCGCAAGGAAGCCGATCAGGTGGAGATCCTGAGCGGTGTCATGGATGGCATGACCCTGGGCACACCGATTGCCATGGTGGTGCGCAACAAAGATCAACGACCCCAGGATTACCAGGAGATGGAGGTTGCCTTTCGACCCTCCCACGCCGATGCCACCTATCAAGCGAAATACGGCATTCAGGCGCGCAGCGGCGGCGGCAGGGCATCGGCGCGCGAAACGATCGGCCGCGTGGCGGCTGGTGCCATTGCCAGGCAGTTGCTGAGCAAGGTCCATGGCACGGAGGTCGTGGCCTGGGTCCGGCGCATTCATGACCTCGAAGCAACGGTGGACATCAATGCTGTGAACCGCGAAGCCGTGGAAGCCAACATCGTGCGATGTCCGGATGCTGCGATGGCCGATCGGATGATCGAGCGGATTGAGGCGATCGGCCGCGAGGGCGACTCCTGTGGAGGTCTGATCGAATGCGTTGTACGCAGGCCTCCTGTGGGCCTCGGAATGCCTGTGTTCGACAAGCTGGAAGCGGATCTGGCTAAGGCGGTGATGTCACTACCCGCGACCAAAGGGTTCGAAATCGGCTCAGGTTTCGCCGGCACACGGCTGAAAGGAAGCGAGCACAACGATGCCTTTCTGCCCAGCGACGAAGGCCGGCTGCGCACAGCCACCAACAATTCCGGAGGAATTCAGGGAGGCATCAGCAACGGCGAGCCGATTGTGATCCGGGTGGCCTTCAAGCCCACCGCAACGATCCGCAAAGAGCAGCAAACAATCAACGATCGCGGACAGGCCACCACCCTCGCCGCGAAAGGTCGACATGACCCGTGTGTGCTGCCCAGAGCCGTGCCGATGGTGGAGGCCATGGTGAATCTGGTTCTGGCCGACCACCTGCTCAGACAACAGGGTCAGTGCAGCCTCTGGTGA